One genomic segment of Vibrio nitrifigilis includes these proteins:
- a CDS encoding glycine C-acetyltransferase has product MSSAFYQQIRNQIEEVKAEGLYKSERIITSQQQAAVKISSGEEVLNFCANNYLGLANHPALIEAAKGGMDEHGFGMASVRFICGTQDAHKQLEQKLSQFLGKEDTILYSSCFDANTGLFETILDDQDAIISDALNHASIIDGVRLCKAKRFRYANNNMVELEQQLIAADQAGVRNKLIVTDGVFSMDGVVANLPAICDLADKYNALVMVDDSHAVGFMGANGRGTHEYHDVIDRIDIITGTLGKAMGGASGGYTAGKKEVIDWLRQRSRPYLFSNSVAPAIISASLRVLDLLQESGDLRAQLWDNAAHFRARMTEAGFTLAGADHAIIPIMLGDAKIAAEFAERALAKGIYVIGFSFPVVPKGQARIRTQMSAAHSREQLDQAIDAFIEVGKDMGIIKG; this is encoded by the coding sequence ATGTCGTCTGCTTTTTATCAGCAAATACGTAATCAGATCGAGGAAGTAAAAGCCGAAGGTCTTTATAAATCAGAACGTATTATTACATCTCAACAACAAGCGGCCGTTAAAATTTCGTCTGGTGAAGAAGTATTAAACTTTTGTGCCAATAACTATCTTGGTCTAGCAAACCATCCAGCCCTTATTGAAGCTGCTAAAGGTGGTATGGATGAGCACGGTTTTGGTATGGCTTCTGTACGCTTTATCTGTGGTACACAAGATGCTCATAAACAACTGGAACAAAAACTTTCTCAATTTTTGGGTAAAGAAGATACGATTCTTTACTCCTCATGTTTCGATGCCAATACCGGTTTGTTTGAAACTATTTTAGATGACCAAGATGCCATTATTTCCGATGCACTAAACCACGCCTCCATCATTGATGGTGTCCGACTATGTAAGGCGAAGCGTTTTCGTTATGCCAACAATAATATGGTTGAGTTAGAGCAGCAGTTGATCGCTGCTGATCAAGCGGGTGTCCGTAATAAATTAATCGTCACTGATGGTGTTTTTTCAATGGATGGCGTGGTCGCCAATCTTCCTGCTATTTGCGATCTTGCTGACAAATACAATGCACTCGTCATGGTTGATGATTCCCATGCGGTAGGGTTTATGGGAGCAAACGGCCGAGGTACACATGAATATCATGATGTTATTGATCGTATCGACATCATCACTGGCACCTTAGGCAAAGCGATGGGCGGGGCATCTGGTGGCTACACTGCTGGTAAAAAAGAGGTCATTGACTGGCTACGTCAACGCTCTCGACCATACCTATTCTCGAACTCTGTTGCTCCTGCCATTATTTCTGCATCACTACGTGTTTTAGACCTTCTGCAAGAAAGCGGCGATCTGCGCGCTCAATTGTGGGATAACGCAGCGCATTTCCGTGCACGCATGACAGAGGCTGGGTTTACTCTGGCGGGCGCTGATCACGCTATTATTCCAATTATGCTTGGCGATGCAAAGATAGCGGCTGAATTTGCAGAACGCGCGCTTGCCAAAGGCATTTATGTGATTGGTTTCTCTTTCCCAGTAGTGCCAAAAGGTCAAGCACGTATTCGTACACAAATGTCTGCGGCGCATAGCCGTGAACAGTTAGATCAAGCCATCGATGCGTTCATCGAAGTGGGTAAAGATATGGGTATCATTAAAGGTTAA
- the tdh gene encoding L-threonine 3-dehydrogenase: MKIKALSKLKREQGIWMTEVEKPEPGHNDLLIKIRKTAICGTDVHIYNWDEWSQNTIPVPMVVGHEYVGEVVGIGSDVRGFALGDRVSGEGHITCGHCRNCRGGRTHLCRNTIGVGVNRTGAFAEYLVIPAFNAFKIPEGISDDLASIFDPFGNAVHTALSFDLVGEDVLITGAGPIGIMAAAVAKHVGARHVVITDVNEYRLDLARKMGVTRAVNVATEKLSDVMKELKMTEGFDVGLEMSGVPSAFSSMLDSMNHGGRIALLGIPPSDMAIDWNKVIFKGLIIKGIYGREMFETWYKMASLIQSGLDLTPIITHHFKIDDFQQGFDTMRSGASGKVILDWQ, translated from the coding sequence ATGAAAATTAAAGCGTTATCAAAACTTAAGCGTGAACAGGGCATCTGGATGACTGAGGTCGAAAAGCCAGAACCTGGCCATAATGACTTACTGATTAAAATTCGTAAAACGGCCATATGTGGTACGGATGTCCATATTTACAACTGGGATGAATGGTCACAAAACACCATCCCAGTGCCTATGGTGGTTGGACATGAATACGTAGGTGAAGTTGTCGGTATAGGCTCTGATGTCCGTGGTTTTGCGTTAGGAGATCGCGTTTCAGGGGAAGGTCATATCACCTGTGGCCACTGTCGTAATTGTCGCGGTGGTCGCACGCATTTATGCCGTAATACCATCGGTGTTGGTGTCAACCGTACTGGGGCATTTGCTGAGTACTTGGTGATTCCAGCCTTTAACGCGTTTAAAATTCCAGAAGGAATCTCCGATGATTTAGCGTCAATTTTTGACCCGTTTGGTAACGCAGTTCATACCGCTTTATCTTTTGATTTAGTGGGGGAAGATGTCTTAATTACTGGTGCCGGCCCTATTGGTATTATGGCTGCTGCGGTCGCAAAACACGTGGGTGCCCGCCATGTTGTTATTACTGATGTGAATGAGTATCGCCTTGATCTTGCGCGTAAAATGGGCGTTACTCGCGCAGTTAATGTTGCAACCGAAAAACTGTCTGATGTGATGAAAGAGCTGAAGATGACCGAAGGTTTTGACGTTGGTTTGGAAATGTCAGGTGTGCCAAGTGCATTCAGCTCTATGCTAGATAGCATGAATCACGGTGGTCGTATTGCATTACTCGGCATTCCTCCGTCAGATATGGCTATCGATTGGAATAAGGTGATTTTCAAGGGCTTGATCATTAAAGGTATCTATGGCCGTGAAATGTTCGAAACTTGGTACAAGATGGCAAGCCTAATCCAATCTGGCTTAGATTTAACACCAATTATCACTCACCACTTCAAGATCGATGACTTCCAACAAGGCTTTGATACCATGCGTAGCGGGGCTTCTGGTAAAGTTATCCTTGATTGGCAATAG